AAGTTCCGTCAAATGGTGCTACGTGCTTACAATTATCAGTGCGCGATCTGCGGCTTCAACATGCGCCACGACAATGCGCCAATTGCCCTGGAAGCTGCTCATATCAGATGGAAGCAGAACCATGGCCCTTGTGAAGTACCTAATGGCCTGGCATTGTGCGCCATCCATCATAAAGCGTTTGATCGTGGTTCGATTGGTTTGGATGAAAATATGCGTGTGATGGTTTCCGGCGCGGTAAATGGTGGCGGGGTGGTGCAGCGGCTGTTCTGGGATTTTGCGGGAAAGGCGATTACGTTGCCACCGATTAAAGAAAATTATCCTGGCGAGCGGTTTGTGGAATGGCATAGGAAAGAGGTGTTCAGAGGTGAGCATTGATCTGAGGTAGGGCAGTTATTTTGCATGTGGTATACAAACCATTCAGCCTTGATGATGACTAAATGGTTTGTCGGCAGCGATAATTACGATGCTTTACGTTCTGCAAGTTCGGAGCTACTGGCATAAGGGACTTTTCCAGAAGGTACAACCTTTGCCGCTGCGATCAAATGCACATCCTGATCGTCAAAGAAAATGTGTGGCTTAAACGCCTTTAGAACTTTTGTTTTCTCTACACCGCCCAGAAAAAAAGCCTCATCGACATAAACTCCCCAGCTTCTGAGCGTTTTAATGACGCGCATTTCCGAAGGGCTGTTTCTGGCCGTCACTAGTGCAATACGGACGGGAGAATACTCAACGCGGGTTGGCAGTCGTTCCTGAAGCTTAGCTATTTTTTTTAACAGAGTGGCATATGGCCCTTCTTCCATAGGAATATCCTGCTGTGCATCCTCCAGAGCGTGAAAAGCGGCCATTCCTTGAGTCTTATAAACCAGTTCACTTTGATCTGAAAAAAGGACTGCATCACCGTCAAAAGCAATGCGCACTTGCCCCTCCGGGATATCGGAGGCGTCGGAAGGCGGATCTTTCAGGATTGCAGCAGCGCAGAATCGGGAATCAATCACCTTTTGCGCATCTTCAACGTTAGTTGTTAAAAATA
Above is a window of Serratia nematodiphila DZ0503SBS1 DNA encoding:
- a CDS encoding 5'-nucleotidase translates to MPLDLSNTLVIGISATALFDMSESDRMFRETYATDPDSAIEKYRAYMLEHENQPLQPGTGYPLVKALLGLNRYRQPDDKSPLVEVVVMSRNSPDTGIRVLNTIRHDRLDITRSAFTAGETVADYLDAFDVDLFLTTNVEDAQKVIDSRFCAAAILKDPPSDASDIPEGQVRIAFDGDAVLFSDQSELVYKTQGMAAFHALEDAQQDIPMEEGPYATLLKKIAKLQERLPTRVEYSPVRIALVTARNSPSEMRVIKTLRSWGVYVDEAFFLGGVEKTKVLKAFKPHIFFDDQDVHLIAAAKVVPSGKVPYASSSELAERKAS